The Carassius auratus strain Wakin unplaced genomic scaffold, ASM336829v1 scaf_tig00022562, whole genome shotgun sequence genome includes a region encoding these proteins:
- the LOC113077422 gene encoding zinc finger protein 513-like, producing MPRRKQQNPQPVKLDSEDGLGTVRPASLTFESDFLLGQELEFSDPDNDNKIIGLERFSADISLPGFPLGDEESSSFSRLSMESDADDLRATESEHEERVSESAFPSYLSCRGCGQLLEDPLGPGMDLVGPFCMRCCKGNADGVVDRKLCSGLGLQAEARGGGNEGAGVEDGSLKLHSCTLCGFTSRYTNHVKRHMKTHNGEKPYGCPLCSYASAQLVNLQRHLRIHTGEKPYKCNHCTFACSSLGNLKRHQRMHAVVSPGQSALQPISGNGLNHIMPGQKEKEVAPAPTEGEKPHKCQECGYTTGHWDNYKRHQKKHSLTTDGWAKVQLPGNEEEMEDEEEV from the exons ATGCCAAGAAGAAAACAACAGAATCCACAACCAGTCAAGT TGGATTCTGAAGATGGATTAGGCACTGTACGTCCAGCAAGCCTTACCTTTGAGAGCGACTTTCTCCTGGGACAAGAACTCGAGTTTTCAGATCCTGACAATGACAACAAGATCATAGGTCTTGAAAGGTTCTCAG CTGACATCAGTCTGCCTGGCTTCCCCTTGGGAGACGAGGAGAGCTCATCCTTCAGCCGCCTCAGTATGGAGAGTGACGCCGATGACCTGCGTGCGACCGAAAGCGAGCATGAAGAGAGGGTTTCTGAGTCTGCCTTTCCCTCTTACCTCTCTTGCAGGGGCTGTGGGCAGCTCCTGGAAGACCCCCTGGGACCCGGCATGGACTTGGTGGGGCCCTTCTGCATGCGCTGCTGCAAAGGGAATGCGGATGGTGTTGTGGACAGGAAGCTCTGCTCGGGCTTAGGTTTACAAGCGGAGGCTAGAGGGGGAGGGAATGAGGGCGCTGGTGTGGAGGATGGTTCCCTAAAGCTCCACTCATGCACGCTCTGTGGTTTCACTTCGCGCTACACTAACCATGTTAAGAGGCACATGAAGACGCACAATGGCGAAAAGCCGTATGGGTGTCCGCTGTGCTCCTATGCATCGGCACAACTAGTAAACCTGCAAAGGCACTTGCGCATACACACCGGGGAAAAGCCCTATAAGTGCAACCACTGCACATTTGCGTGCAGTTCCTTAGGGAACCTGAAGAGGCATCAGCGTATGCATGCAGTTGTAAGCCCGGGTCAGAGTGCCCTTCAGCCAATAAGCGGCAACGGTTTAAACCACATTATGCCGGGTCAGAAGGAAAAGGAAGTGGCTCCTGCCCCCACCGAAG GCGAGAAGCCCCATAAGTGCCAAGAGTGTGGCTACACCACTGGCCACTGGGACAATTACAAACGACATCAGAAGAAGCACAGCCTCACGACAGATGGGTGGGCTAAAGTGCAGTTGCCTGGAAATGAGGAAGAGATGGAGGACGAAGAAGAGGTGTAG